The window CTACTACTGGAGCCCACGACGGGATTTGAACCCATGACCTCTTCCTTACCAAGGAAGTGCTCTACCCCTGAGCTACGTGGGCTTTGTGTTCCAATCCTCATACCCTGAACCCTACAAAAAAATGGAGCGGGAAACGGGATTCGAACCCGCGACCCTCAGCTTGGAAGGCTGATGCTCTAGCCAGCTGAGCTATTCCCGCGCTTACTTCCTTTATATATATCCTTTTCCAATCCAAATTACTTGCCGACCCCTGCTCTCCCTAACTACCCTTAAAACCGCCACTTAGTGGTGGAGAGGGGAGGATTCGAACCTCCGAAGGCATAGCCGACAGATTTACAGTCTGTTCCCTTTGGCCACTCGGGTACCTCTCCATGTCCCCATCTTATGGAGCTGGCGATAGGGTTCGAACCTACGACCTGCTGATTACAAATCAGCTGCTCTACCAGCTGAGCTACGCCAGCGGCCTCAAAAATAGTAAACACAGATGATATGTTTAACCGGAAATAGTGTCAAGGAAAATATTTAAAGCCTAAAAAAAAACATGTATCCGGCCTGTCAGAATCACTGACACCTATTTGCCTCATTTTAATCTTCCCAGCCTCCAAGGCGCAATTGGAAAAATGCCGGCGCAAGTAGGCGCGAAAGGGAGAAAATTGAAATCTACCATTGACAAAAGAAACAGGTTTGATAACATCATAACCCTATTTCGAAATTTCATGAGTTCGTCTGATTGGTTGGAGGGAAACCTTTAGGGGTTTGGGGTTGATATGACATTAAATAACCTTCTCGAAGGAGAATTACGAAAACATCTGTCCAAAATCAAAACAATGCGAAACGGCGGCCTTCACAAGATGGTGATAGGACTGGTCGAAAAATCGCTAATCCAGATAGTGATGAAGGAGACAGACGGCAACCAATCTGACGCTTCCAGGATTCTGGGGATAAACCGCAATACCCTCAGAAAAAAGATAACCGATTACAAGATACACACCGATTGAATCGACCAAACAAACAGCTACTACCACTTTTTCCATTTAACATGCGAAACATCCCCCCGGACAATTTAAATATTTCAACGCGGATTTTTCTATAAACGAAACATGATTTGGAGGAATTATTAAATGGTACTTCTGGAATTCAGCATGAGCCCTATGGACAAGGGGGAAAGTCTCAGCAAGTATGTGAGCCGATCCCTTGAGATAATCGACAAAAGCGGACTCCCCTACAGGCTGAATCCGATGGGTACTGTGATAGAGGGTGATATCGACGAGGTACTGGGAGTTGTAAAAGCCTGTTTTGAAAAAATGTCGCAGGACTGCTCCAGGATATCCACCATAATAAAGATGGATTACAGGGAAGGGAAATCGGGCAGACTCGATTCAAAGATAAAAAGCATTGAGGAAAAGCTGGGAAAAAAGCTCTCAACCTGACAGGGAACCGTGCCGAACCTTTTGCAAACGCGCGATGGTTCTTTTCCGTGGCACATGGGAGACATGGGAGGGGAAGTTCCTTAAAATTCCTTCCGCTTGTTCACGAGCTCCAGAAATTCCATCCTCGTGCGGCTGTTCGTATTGAAAACTCCTATCATGGACGATGTGACCGCAAAACTGTTTGTCTGCTCTACCCCTCTCATTGACATGCACATATGCATTGCCTCGATAACGACGGCTACACCCTGCGGTTTTACATGCTTATTGATGGCGTCGGCAATCTGCGTGGTAAGCCGCTCCTGCACCTGAAGTCTTCTGGAAAGTGCCTCTACCAGCCTTGGGATTTTTGACAGGCCAACAATCTTCCCTTCCGGAATATAGGCGACATGGCATTTACCGAAGAACGGGAGCATGTGGTGTTCGCAAAGGGAAAAGACATCAATATTCTTTACAAGCACCATTTCATCATAAGGTTCATCGAAAAGCGCCGTCCCTATGAGCTCGTCAATATTTACACTGTACCCGGACGTCAGGAACTTGTACGCATCCTCGACCCTCTGCGGAGTCTCCACCAATCCGGGACGCGCAGGGTCTTCCCCTATTTTTCTGATTATTGTTTTAACGGCTTCTTTCAACTGTTATCGCCTCCAAAAAGGAAGATTATTCGATTATATTGATCCGGTTTTAAAATTGCAGAAGAGCAGGGGGTTAACTGTTAACAGCCGATTTAAAATATTTTCCAGCCTTGAAGCGAACAACTTTACGGGCTGTGATGCTCGCTTCCTCGCCGGTTTTGGGGTTGCGCCCTATTCTCTCGTTCTTCTGCCTCACCTGAAATGAGCCGAAACGCCTCAAGATCACGCTTTCACCGGTACCAAGACTCTTTTTAATGAAATCTATTATCGTCTCAACTGCTTCTTCGGCCTCTGGCTTCTGAAGTCCAGCCTGCTCAAGGACTCGATTCACGATATCAATCTTAGTCATATTAACCCCAACCTCTCCAATTAAAATATCACATAAGCTTTTTCAATACAATGCCGTATTGAAATTTTCTCATGTATCCAAAAACCGGCTTCCATGCCTCATACATATGACAGAAGGAGTTCACGTGCGGCATCCCCCGCCTCA of the Nitrospinota bacterium genome contains:
- a CDS encoding Fis family transcriptional regulator, with protein sequence MTLNNLLEGELRKHLSKIKTMRNGGLHKMVIGLVEKSLIQIVMKETDGNQSDASRILGINRNTLRKKITDYKIHTD
- a CDS encoding MTH1187 family thiamine-binding protein, coding for MVLLEFSMSPMDKGESLSKYVSRSLEIIDKSGLPYRLNPMGTVIEGDIDEVLGVVKACFEKMSQDCSRISTIIKMDYREGKSGRLDSKIKSIEEKLGKKLST
- the folE gene encoding GTP cyclohydrolase I FolE — its product is MKEAVKTIIRKIGEDPARPGLVETPQRVEDAYKFLTSGYSVNIDELIGTALFDEPYDEMVLVKNIDVFSLCEHHMLPFFGKCHVAYIPEGKIVGLSKIPRLVEALSRRLQVQERLTTQIADAINKHVKPQGVAVVIEAMHMCMSMRGVEQTNSFAVTSSMIGVFNTNSRTRMEFLELVNKRKEF
- a CDS encoding integration host factor subunit alpha, translated to MTKIDIVNRVLEQAGLQKPEAEEAVETIIDFIKKSLGTGESVILRRFGSFQVRQKNERIGRNPKTGEEASITARKVVRFKAGKYFKSAVNS